Genomic segment of Arachis hypogaea cultivar Tifrunner chromosome 16, arahy.Tifrunner.gnm2.J5K5, whole genome shotgun sequence:
CATGTGCATTTAGAGGCGACAATGAAAGTTCTGAATCTTTGAATAGGGaaaattttattgagttaattaagCTTTTAGTTTTATGTAATCAGAATGTTAATAATGTTGTCCTTAAAAATGCTCCTGAAAATGCTCAATATATATTTTTCGGTGTTCAAAAAGATATATTGCATATCTTTGCTAGAAAAGTGGGTACAACAATTCGAAAAGAAATTGGTGattctaaattttgtataattattgatGAAGTAAGAGATGAGTCAAAACGAGAACAAATGTCTGTGATTTTGAGATTTGTAGACAAGCACGGTCATATTCAAGAAAGATTTTTTGATCTTATACATATTTCTGATATGTGTTCTTTGACATTGAAAACAGAAATTTCATCAGTTTTTCTCGTCATAAATTTGATGTTCAAAATCTTAGGGGACAAGGGTATGATAGAGCTAGTAATATGCGTGGTGAatggaatggattgcaagctctaTTTTTGAAAGATTGCCCTTTTGCTTATTACATTCATTGTCTTGCTCATCGATTACAATTAGCACTTGTTTCTGCAACTAAAGAAGTTTGTTATGTTCATCAATTCTTTTGAAAACTTACCCTAATTGTGAATGTTGTGATTATTTCTCCTAAACGTCATGGTCAGTTAAAGGTTGCTCAAGCAAATAATGTTACAAACTTAATTGCCAATGATCAAATTGTAACAGGTAGTGGACTTAATCAAATTGGTACTTTGCAAAGAGTTGGAGATACTAGATGTGGCTCTCATTTGAATTCTGTATATAGCTTGCTATGCATGTTTGATGCTACTTGTGAAGTTCTTGAAAAAAGCACTGAAGAAAGTAATTTCTCCACTCGTGGTGATGCTAGTGCTGCTTATGATGCTATCACATCCTTTGAATTTATCTTTGTTTTGCATTTGATGAGAAATATTTTGGAAGTTAGTCATGATCTTTGTCAAGCTTTGCAACGAAAAAATCAAGACATATTGAATGCTTTAATTCTGGTTTCTACTACCAAAACTTTAATCCAACGAATGAGAGAATCAAGTTGGGAGACTTTCATAAACGAAGTTATATTATTTTGTGAGAAACATGACGTTGAAGTTCTTGATATGAATGCATTACATATTCCTAGAAGAGGCCGAACTCGCAAAATTATTGACCAAATTTTAGTGGATGAGCATCATTACCGTATTAATTTATTTCTAGCTGTAATTGATACACAGTTGCAAGAGTTTAATAGAAGATTCAATGATAATATGGTGGAATTGCTTACTTTAAATTCAACTTTAGATCCCAGAGATCATTATAAGCTCTTCAATGTCAACAAAGTATGTGAATTAGTAGAACGGCTTTATCCAGGTGACTTCAGTGACCAAGAGAAATTTCACATTAGAATGCAAACTCAACATTATGAATTTGATGTTCCTAATCATGTTGAGTTAACTAACTTGTGCACAATTTCGGAGTTATGTCAAGGATTAACGAAGACAGGAAAGTCTTTAACATATCCTTTGATTGATCGTTTGATTCGCTTGGTATTAACTCTCcctgtttcaactgctacaactgagagatctttttcaactatgaatattgtgaagaatagactcagaaacaaaatagcagatgaatttcttgctaattgtcttttgatTTGAGAAGAAGATTGCTGAAAGATTTGACACCGATTCTATTATCGATAAATTTTATGCTATGAAGAATCGACGTGTACCACTTCATTAGTAAAAAGTGCACATGTTTTTTGtactttaaatatatattctctatCGCTATATTTTTGTAATGTATCttacattataatttatttacatatttttttaggcCCATATCATTGGAAATGgatcctttcaattttttttaataattgaggaagtaaagtgtgatctctaaccattaattttataagtgggaccaaaattaaatatgaaagagagaacAATAAAGAActaaaagatcacactttatattctcaattttttttaacaattgagaggatccattctcCATACCATTGACTCCAAAAAAGAAATGGTCTTTACCAATATGAAATGAAATTAGTTACAGTAGTAAGTATGCTGATCTTTTATCAGTAATTTTGGATGAGTTTTGGTTTGGGAACAAAAAAAGTCCTCACTTAGATTATGTTCAATCAGCACCTACTTAGTCCTCGCTAAGATTATATTCAACTATTGAGTTTTGGATTTCAACCTAGTGGAATCAGAATAACCACAATTCTTGGTAATATGATGCAAATGACAATTATGTTCACTACAACAAAAACTAATATTCATTTTCATGACTGTTAgtgtagaaaaaaaataattattttagaaaataattctTACGAAAGCTAAATATCAAAAGAAAATGTTTAATATCCTTtacaattaataattataaaaaagaatatacAAAATTATTAGTAATAAACACCATTTTATTAACGTTTATTTATTACCGAGAGTCTATTACTCGAACCTTGAAGTGAGAGTAAAACATTTGTTTCATTTTGTAACTAAATATTTGAGTTCCAGTCCCAATCTCTATTATTTAACAGGAAAAAACCAAAATAGTATGAATCAAACAGCATAACACTGTATTAGTTAGATGTTTTCTAATTTGAGAACATTATTTGCAGCTggcattttctttctctttctctaatagcctataatttttatatattatattcagTACAGTCACTTTAATCCTGGTTAATTAAAACAGTGACCTATTACTTTGAGAAAATGTATATCACCAGACTtgaggtagtgtttgttttgaggtactgagataaAGATTGAGAGATTGAGACTTAATATCATGTTTGTTGATTTAGAGAatgatactaaaatttctgtctctgtgtccaaaattttagtatttcagtacctccaaaaagtaaggACACagaggactaaaatttttagagatagagatagaaactgaaactttaataacattttatacttaaaatatcctcatttcaattaattaattccaattttaccttttgtgcaaattaaattagagtttcatttttgtttcaatttttgtcttccattttgcaccaaataaaatactgagatttatttcaatctctgtctcttagtctctgtctctcagtctcaatctttccgtctctgtctctccaccaaacactacCTGAGAGAAATGTAATTTGTATTTGTAAAATGTAACAATGCATTATTTGGTGATACGGTCAACACTGCACAATTTTTTGGACCCGTCCTGATCACTTTTTCTTTGTTGTTATTACTATGCACTTTTTATTCCAAAGAGTCCAAAAGGTTATGGTCTCCGAGATTAAAGAGTCAGAGATTGCTCCGCCATGTTTGAATTTTACATTTTAGGCAATAAAATAAGTATAAGGTGGCAAACAACCTCTACTACTATTCCTGTGGGGTTGATCATAATTTGTTTGTTTGAACAAACAAGGttaatcttttatttaaatttttcaaaacacttttttctttattaataattaataaaaataatagtatatTATTCCTTCTACTATCGATAGTTTCATTAAAATTAGTTTACAATTTTGTAACATGATgttagaaaaagtgaaaaataaattcataaagaATAATATAGAGCTGATATATTTAGTATTATTATCTACTATTTTTTGACATAATTATCTACTATTTAATATGGTTGAATttagcattatatatatatatattactagcTTATGTATGTAATACTGAATTCTTGAATTTTGGTAAATTTACAGTTAATATACATAGGCCAAAATATATAGTTAATAAACAAAGAATCATTTTATTTATGTATGGAAAGATTGGCTTGTTTgattgtttataatttttttatgaggaaTGGAATAGTCTGGTGATCATTTGTTATGAGGGTTCATGAACAGTATCTCACTTTATATTTGTAGATGATCTCTTCTTATTttataaagcaataaaaggttAGGTTAAGATGGTTATGAATGTATTGAATACTTTTTTGTAAGGTTTCAGAAATAAaggtaaatcatataaaatttaaagctctttgttttaagaatgttattTCTGCCTAGAGAGATATTTTTATTGGAGTATCTAGCATCCGTTTCATTCAAAAACTTCGAAAATACTTGGAATTTTACCTAGGCCATGTTTATACCAGTAAAAGATGTGCTCAAGAAATCAttgagaaaatgaaaaaaagattGGCTTTTTAAAAGGGTAGACTTCTTAATAGAGCCAGGGAACTATGTTTAATAAAATCTGTTGTTTCTTCCATTCCAATCTATCAaatctaaatttatttattacCAACTTATgcttgtaaaaaaataaattgtgatgCGTCAGCTTTTGTGTAAAGGTAGGAACGAAGGGAGAAGTCTTTCCCTAGTCAAATGAGATATATTAATCTCTCCTAAAAATTTCAGAGGCCTTGGTATTAGGAAAATGCATTCTATGAATACTCTTTTGGTGGAAAAACTGTCCTGGCAGGTTCTCATTAGCAGTGCCAAATCTTGGGTTCATGTTCTTATTAGGAATATATACATGAAGAATAATTGCAGCTTAGATTTAcacattcaaaataatttttctaattattGGAGAAGCATTGTCTAAGCCTTTATTAGTTGATTGAAGGAAGGCTTCTTATGGTGTACTGGTTATATGGAGCAATCTCTTTGGCATGATTCTTGACTTCCTGTTGGCAAGCTCCGTGATAACCTCCCTCATTTCGATTGTAAAAATGAATATGTTTGGCATAATGGCACTTGACATTTAGTGTTAGAATAAAttgttttataattaaaatcatttatattaaaccatcaaaaatatatatatcacaaTGTGAAAATGTATCTGTACTTATAAAAGTGATAATCTTCTGTGATATGACTGAATTATAACTCCTCTAATGGAAAAAGAGCGACAGAGGCGGTTTTGGTATCTTAGGGATCGAAACTATAAAGTTACTGTTTATATTTGAGTATGACATCCATTAAACTCTAAAACCCAAATAAAAACAGTATCTAAACCCCAAATAAAGATACTatctgattttattctcatttaattccaaattaaggtttagtttggtaaaatttttatttttcaaaaatagcttataaaagctattttttaaaagatGGCCTTTTAAATgttgtagcatttatgtttggtaaatcaaattaaaaatagttttcaataaaCATAAGTAACAACAACTGCGtttggtaaaatagtttttaaaatttaaaaatactatatataatagacataaatataaacgttaaatttgaaaattagttaacatatgaggttatattagacttttagaTTTTGAAAAACACAAGTCAACTTTAAAAAGCTCTACTTTAGGTACTTTCAAAAATGTCTCaatcttttaaaagctgcaaaTACAAGCACATAgtctttttaatttaccaaacacaaaatgaggaaCTTGAACTTTTAAAAAGAACAAGTACATCTTCcaaaagttttaccaaaccaagtctaaaaataattatgacttattcaatttagtatttataacaataaatgagatcactattatataaattatttaatttaaaatagtataatttgttattataattaatatatgtattacccacaaataaattaaaaaattaaataattttccaACACTTAGATAGTTTGTTCACTCTTCTTCAAAATAATATTAAAGAGTTTATACTTGATACACACTTTTAACCCCTCTCATCTAGCCATAGATTTTTCAGGCTGGGCTTGGGCCTCGACTACTGCAATAGATTACTCCGCCAAGGATGCATATCTCCGACAAGGTAAACTCTGATAGATTCAACCACGAGACAATTATGGAGTGGCAAATAGAAGAACCAGCAGCTACAAAGGGCTCGGAATCCATCGAAGACAGAGTATTCAACTTCATCACAGAGGAGCACAGTGACTACGATGAAGATTGCATTAACCTAGTGGAAAAAATTATGTCAGAGAAGGAGATTAACTTTAAAACATGCAAGCAAGTAATGATGGGTATATGGGGCAATCCAACAGGAGTGTTCTTTACTGAGGTTGGGAAAAACAAAATACATATATGTTTCAAAGATAAAAGCAAAGGGATACAAGTACTGAAGAATGGTCCCTGGTGCATGAAGGAAAGTTTACTTAATTTACAACTATGGGCCAAAGGTGAATCAGTTCATGAGGTAAAGCATGAGCACATGGAGTTTTGGATTCAAGTGCATGGGGTGCCATTAGAGCTTCTCAATAAGAAAATAGCAGTAATGATAGGCAACATGGTGGGCATCTTAATAGAAGATGAAGACCCAAGAGTAGAAAATGTGATAGTGAGACCTTTCTTAAGAATAAGAGTGGCAGTAAATGTTCATAATCCTCTACCAACAAGGTTTTGGATTAGTAGGAAGGATCTACC
This window contains:
- the LOC112757512 gene encoding uncharacterized protein produces the protein MLLVVCLVDYKHIDKVLDRHSNETIANNHLKLKTFIDAIRWLAFQACAFRGDNESSESLNRENFIELIKLLVLCNQNVNNVVLKNAPENAQYIFFGVQKDILHIFARKVGTTIRKEIGDSKFCIIIDEVRDESKREQINFISFSRHKFDVQNLRGQGYDRASNMRGEWNGLQALFLKDCPFAYYIHCLAHRLQLALVSATKELKVAQANNVTNLIANDQIVTGSGLNQIGTLQRVGDTRCGSHLNSVYSLLCMFDATCEVLEKSTEESNFSTRGDASAAYDAITSFEFIFVLHLMRNILEVSHDLCQALQRKNQDILNALILVSTTKTLIQRMRESSWETFINEVILFCEKHDVEVLDMNALHIPRRGRTRKIIDQILVDEHHYRINLFLAVIDTQLQEFNRRFNDNMVELLTLNSTLDPRDHYKLFNVNKVCELVERLYPGDFSDQEKFHIRMQTQHYEFDVPNHVELTNLCTISELCQGLTKTGKSLTYPLIDRLIRLKIAERFDTDSIIDKFYAMKNRRVPLH